The Moorella glycerini genomic interval TTACGTATTGACAATATATCCAAAATCAGATATATTTGAGAACGGTGAGGGAAGATCAATGAGTACATTATCTCAACGTTTAATTGAATTAAGGGGTAATCTTAGTCAAGCTGAGCTGGCAAGAAAAGCTGGAGTTCCGCAGTCTGCAATAAGTAATATAGAAAACGGTAAACGAATTCCCCGCATTGATACACTCCAAAAAATAGCCCTGGCCCTAGGTGTTAGAACTTCCGATCTTCTCGACGAAGATAACGCGAGCTAGCGGTACATAAGGGGGGTTCAAAATGGCCAAACGGCAACCGCAAGAATGGCCGCGAGATATAGAGTATATCCCAATATTTGACCCGGATATGACCCGCATGGTCAAGGCCCTACAAATTCTTCTGGATTACAATCCAGAGGAAAAAACCAAGACCATCAATCAGGAGAACACGATTAAGGATATATGTTTTTTAAGTGCAGAAGATAGGGGGGTAACTTCTAAATGCCAATGTACCTTCTCAAGGTTACAGCAAAACGGGAAAAAGAAAAGCCGGTTACCATAAACAGGGAAATTATTGGAGAACTACCCCCCGATCCGAACTACTGGGATGCGGCAGTCAATTTCCTGCTAAAACGCATGGAAGCCGATGGATGGCTACCCCAGCCGGACCACAAATCCTTAAAAAGAACTGTCGCCAGTTAATTCAGAGGTATTGTGTTTATATTCGTCATTTGTGTTCCATATCCTTCCAAGATAAAAACAGAAGCATCAGGGAGAGGATAAAAAGTGCCGGAGCAACCTTATATAGCCGTAGTATGCCCATCAGAAGATAAAACCGACAGAAAAAACCGGACACCAGACGCGGAACGGAAGTGGCGCAAGCGTCATGGGTTGCCTCCAGTAAAAGGGCAGGGTAAACGTGGCCCCGGCAAGGCTCCCAGGGTAGATCGGCAGGAGGTTGCCCGGGCGGTTGCCAGGGTGATAGTAGGTAACCCAATAGCCCCGGCGACTATCCTAGCTCAATTAGCAGGCCTGATCAGGGAAGATGCAGATGAAAAGGAACGTGAAGCTGTAGTTGCAAGAGTAAGGCGAGCCCTGCAAGACCTGCAGCAAATGCCGGGCCTGGCCGGGGATGAAAAACTGGCTGAAGCTGTCCGGCAGGCATTTATGAAGCGTGAAGAAGAAAAGGAAAGGCGGCGACAGGAACTGGAGCAAAAGACATCTATGGCTCGTGCTTCTAAATACGACCTCGATATCAAATGGCTAATGGAGCAGCAGGCGATACATGCCGCCGAGATGTCTAAAAAGATGAGGGTAGCGGGTATGGACCTGCTGAAATGGGCAGGGAGTGCGTATGAAT includes:
- a CDS encoding helix-turn-helix transcriptional regulator, producing the protein MSTLSQRLIELRGNLSQAELARKAGVPQSAISNIENGKRIPRIDTLQKIALALGVRTSDLLDEDNAS